A region from the Paenarthrobacter aurescens genome encodes:
- a CDS encoding LacI family DNA-binding transcriptional regulator produces MNRKATALDVAKKAGVSRSAVSLVLNGRGDGNVAKESQDRIRQAALELNYSPNAIALSLRNQRSRVIGILSDEVVVSPFDGNIIGGADDVARARGFVTVVMDTERDAARDASAIETLLDRQVDGLMYVTVGLKPIEIPHGMLRVPSVLANCYDDQPQPQLHHVIPDEVTGGREATEHLLELGHQDIALLAGSEDSPAAPLRVQGYRDAHAAAGISVRNDRIFMAGWDIDAGFGGAMKLLDGVSPVERPTAIMCANDRLAVGVTLAAARLGLRVPEDLSVMGYDDETRIADTMVPSLTTMALPLREIGRAAMTTLLDAIEGTGEAGSGTPVETMVPCRLVVRESTGPVPTR; encoded by the coding sequence ATGAACCGCAAGGCCACCGCACTGGACGTCGCCAAGAAGGCGGGCGTCTCCAGGAGTGCGGTCTCGCTGGTTCTGAATGGACGCGGCGACGGCAATGTTGCCAAGGAAAGCCAGGACCGGATCCGGCAGGCTGCTCTGGAGTTGAACTACTCCCCCAACGCCATTGCCCTGAGTTTGAGGAACCAGCGGTCCCGCGTGATCGGGATCCTCTCCGACGAAGTGGTGGTCAGCCCCTTTGACGGCAACATTATTGGCGGCGCCGACGACGTCGCCCGCGCCCGTGGTTTCGTCACCGTGGTGATGGACACCGAGCGCGATGCCGCGAGGGATGCGAGCGCTATTGAAACTCTTTTGGACCGGCAGGTTGATGGGCTTATGTACGTCACTGTCGGCCTGAAACCTATCGAGATCCCGCACGGCATGCTCCGCGTCCCCTCGGTCCTGGCCAACTGCTACGACGACCAGCCCCAACCACAGCTGCATCACGTCATTCCGGACGAGGTCACGGGTGGAAGAGAAGCCACTGAGCACTTGTTGGAGCTGGGCCACCAGGACATTGCCCTGCTTGCCGGGTCAGAGGATTCGCCGGCAGCGCCACTGCGGGTTCAGGGCTACCGGGATGCGCACGCCGCGGCTGGCATCTCTGTGCGGAACGACAGGATCTTCATGGCCGGTTGGGACATCGACGCCGGCTTCGGCGGTGCCATGAAACTGCTCGACGGCGTGTCCCCGGTTGAGCGGCCCACGGCCATCATGTGCGCGAACGACCGCCTGGCAGTAGGGGTGACCCTCGCCGCAGCGCGCTTGGGGCTCCGTGTCCCTGAGGACCTGTCCGTCATGGGCTACGACGATGAAACCAGGATCGCCGACACCATGGTCCCCTCCCTCACAACCATGGCGTTGCCCCTTCGGGAAATTGGCCGCGCCGCCATGACCACGCTGCTGGACGCGATCGAGGGCACGGGCGAAGCAGGTAGTGGGACTCCTGTCGAAACGATGGTCCCCTGCCGTTTGGTGGTTCGCGAGTCCACCGGCCCCGTGCCGACTCGCTGA
- a CDS encoding glycoside hydrolase family 32 protein, translating into MTDLALSSSLVSASMHPDPAFPRFHPRPAQGWINDPNGVSYINGRYHVFFQYNPLSARHSQIQWGHVSSPDLVRWEEHPVALVPQVGGPDSAGCWTGVVTLDDGVPTACYSGVQDHGGHSQVVIARGSADLVSWEQDGHVAASMPEDPMVTAVRDPFIFLFGGARYAMQGAGLADGRAALLLYSVSYMNSWEYKGIWLTTAHPVAAEHTPAEIWECPQLVEVPSASGGSAWVMMFSLWLSGDDHEHANGVGHLIGSLSADPETGLPVFEPSSGGKSDFGRDFYAPQIVQLAYGSADVDDPDPDAAAAEPAALLWGWANEGPGRDGRRGRTQEEIDDAGWSGVLTHPRVLSVADGALVVTPAPEVEAYRGASVAAGSAGSVVVPGFAEVLVRGGAGADPGAGARSVELVLGLGADSQVVYSGTVAPGEELRIFIDASLVEVYRSGSVATTLRAYPAPGEGWQLTLPTGATADVWELTLPA; encoded by the coding sequence TTGACGGACCTTGCACTCTCTTCCTCCCTTGTCTCCGCTTCGATGCACCCGGATCCTGCGTTCCCACGCTTCCACCCGCGGCCGGCACAAGGCTGGATCAACGATCCCAACGGCGTCAGCTACATCAACGGCCGCTATCACGTGTTCTTCCAGTACAACCCCCTGTCCGCGCGGCACTCACAAATCCAGTGGGGGCACGTGAGCTCTCCTGACCTGGTGCGCTGGGAAGAGCACCCTGTGGCCCTTGTGCCGCAGGTTGGCGGGCCCGACTCCGCCGGATGCTGGACCGGCGTGGTGACCTTGGATGATGGCGTGCCCACCGCGTGCTATTCGGGTGTCCAGGACCACGGCGGGCACTCGCAAGTGGTGATCGCCCGCGGCTCCGCCGATCTTGTTTCCTGGGAGCAGGACGGGCACGTTGCTGCGTCAATGCCTGAGGATCCCATGGTTACGGCTGTGCGGGACCCTTTTATTTTCTTGTTTGGCGGTGCACGTTACGCCATGCAGGGGGCGGGTCTTGCCGACGGACGCGCCGCCTTGCTGCTGTACTCCGTGTCCTACATGAATTCCTGGGAGTACAAGGGGATCTGGCTGACCACTGCCCACCCTGTTGCTGCCGAGCATACGCCCGCTGAGATTTGGGAATGCCCGCAGCTGGTGGAAGTACCCTCAGCTTCGGGTGGCTCTGCCTGGGTGATGATGTTCTCCCTGTGGCTCTCCGGCGACGACCACGAGCACGCCAACGGTGTAGGGCACCTGATCGGCTCCCTGTCCGCAGACCCTGAGACCGGGTTGCCGGTTTTTGAGCCCTCCTCCGGTGGGAAGTCCGATTTCGGCCGTGACTTCTACGCCCCGCAGATTGTGCAGCTCGCTTATGGTTCAGCTGATGTTGATGATCCTGATCCTGATGCTGCCGCTGCTGAGCCTGCTGCGCTGCTGTGGGGTTGGGCCAACGAAGGTCCCGGGCGCGATGGCCGCCGGGGCCGGACCCAGGAGGAAATCGACGACGCCGGGTGGTCCGGTGTGCTGACCCATCCCCGCGTTCTGTCCGTGGCTGACGGGGCACTGGTGGTGACTCCTGCGCCCGAGGTTGAGGCGTATCGTGGGGCTTCGGTGGCTGCCGGTTCCGCTGGTTCCGTGGTGGTTCCGGGCTTTGCTGAAGTGCTGGTGCGGGGTGGTGCTGGTGCTGATCCCGGGGCCGGTGCCAGGTCCGTGGAGTTGGTGCTTGGTTTGGGTGCCGACTCCCAGGTGGTCTACTCGGGGACTGTGGCTCCGGGCGAGGAATTGCGGATCTTCATCGATGCATCCCTGGTAGAGGTATACCGTTCGGGTTCAGTGGCCACCACCCTCAGGGCATACCCCGCTCCGGGAGAGGGCTGGCAGCTCACCTTGCCCACGGGCGCGACCGCCGACGTGTGGGAGTTGACGCTCCCGGCGTAG
- a CDS encoding carbohydrate ABC transporter permease, translating into MTTIQERVTTTAPVVKRKKRDWSVAVRIVVLLIASVFILGPVLWTLSTSLRPPSESFQLPPAFLPLNPDFTSYEQVFKQLNIVLLVLNSALVTGLIAVGQMITAALAGYAFAHLRFRGRGALFSIVLATMMVPAQVTIVPVFMLIRGVGLSDTLLALIIPAIPTAFGTFLMRQYFMGLPGELAEAAAIDGASPWRTFRSVYAPLAMPGLAIVGILAFNFHWNEFFRPLIMTISEQNFTLPLGLVSLQGNLGTGSISVVLAGVVLSMIPALVVFMFGQRALQDGLTAGTGK; encoded by the coding sequence ATGACTACCATTCAAGAACGTGTCACTACCACGGCGCCTGTAGTGAAGCGGAAGAAGCGCGACTGGTCAGTGGCCGTCCGCATCGTCGTCTTGCTGATCGCGTCCGTCTTCATCCTGGGCCCGGTGCTGTGGACGCTGTCCACCTCCCTGCGACCGCCGTCGGAATCCTTCCAACTACCGCCGGCCTTCCTTCCCCTGAACCCGGACTTCACCTCTTACGAGCAGGTGTTCAAGCAACTCAACATCGTGCTGCTGGTGCTGAACAGCGCGCTGGTAACCGGTCTGATCGCAGTGGGGCAAATGATCACGGCCGCCTTGGCCGGCTACGCCTTTGCACACCTTCGCTTCCGCGGACGCGGCGCACTGTTCTCGATTGTGCTCGCCACCATGATGGTGCCCGCGCAGGTCACCATAGTTCCCGTGTTCATGCTCATCCGCGGCGTTGGGCTCTCTGACACACTGCTGGCGCTGATCATTCCGGCCATCCCGACGGCGTTCGGCACCTTTCTGATGCGCCAGTACTTCATGGGGTTGCCCGGTGAGCTCGCTGAAGCGGCCGCGATTGACGGCGCATCACCCTGGCGGACGTTCCGTTCCGTGTACGCGCCGCTGGCCATGCCGGGCCTGGCGATCGTGGGCATCCTGGCGTTCAACTTCCACTGGAACGAGTTCTTCAGGCCACTGATCATGACCATCTCCGAGCAGAACTTCACGCTGCCGCTGGGGTTGGTCTCACTCCAAGGCAACCTCGGGACCGGAAGCATCTCCGTAGTCCTGGCCGGCGTTGTCCTGTCCATGATTCCCGCGCTGGTGGTGTTCATGTTCGGCCAGCGTGCGCTGCAGGACGGGCTCACCGCAGGCACGGGCAAATAG
- a CDS encoding carbohydrate ABC transporter permease translates to MSTATSTPTGTGSEPGRRQAVHKNVQGSKRGRVQQRWLPWAFLAPTIVGMGIFTLLPIIASIALAFFRWDIISAPTFVGFDNFAEVVQDPTVRVSFLNTIVFVVVAVALQLGLALGLAIMVQEKLPAWLRVFFRSAFFFPLILSAASVSIFMRYLFNEQFGVVNWLLSIVGIPAVPWLTTPTGSAAVVILVYVWQNFGFSFLLFIGGLASIPVETYEAASIDGATGWRKHWFVTLPLLSPTTLVASVMAIINALQVFDQPYVLTRGGPGDSTRTAVMVIFESAFQRLEFGQASAIGVILTLIIMAITAAQFRLSKRFVFYQ, encoded by the coding sequence ATGAGCACCGCAACCAGTACGCCAACAGGAACGGGGAGCGAGCCGGGCCGTCGCCAGGCCGTCCACAAAAACGTGCAAGGATCCAAGCGCGGCCGCGTGCAACAACGCTGGCTTCCCTGGGCCTTCCTTGCCCCCACCATCGTGGGCATGGGCATCTTCACCCTGCTGCCGATCATCGCTTCGATCGCGTTGGCATTCTTCCGCTGGGACATCATCTCGGCGCCAACATTCGTGGGTTTCGACAACTTTGCAGAGGTAGTACAAGACCCCACCGTCCGGGTGTCATTCCTGAACACCATCGTGTTTGTGGTGGTAGCTGTGGCCCTCCAGCTCGGACTGGCACTTGGCCTGGCGATCATGGTCCAAGAGAAGCTCCCGGCCTGGCTCAGGGTGTTCTTCCGTTCAGCATTCTTCTTCCCGCTGATCCTCTCCGCGGCGTCGGTCTCCATCTTCATGCGGTACCTCTTCAACGAGCAATTCGGCGTGGTGAACTGGTTGCTTTCCATCGTGGGCATCCCAGCGGTTCCCTGGCTGACAACGCCAACCGGGTCCGCCGCCGTCGTGATTCTTGTGTACGTGTGGCAGAACTTCGGGTTCTCATTCCTGCTGTTCATCGGTGGCCTTGCCTCCATTCCGGTGGAGACGTACGAGGCCGCGTCCATTGATGGGGCCACGGGTTGGCGCAAGCACTGGTTCGTCACGCTGCCGTTGCTGAGCCCCACCACGTTGGTGGCCTCGGTCATGGCCATCATCAACGCGCTGCAAGTGTTCGATCAGCCCTACGTGCTGACACGCGGTGGACCCGGAGACTCAACGCGCACAGCCGTGATGGTCATCTTCGAGTCCGCATTCCAGCGCCTCGAGTTCGGCCAGGCCTCGGCCATTGGAGTGATCCTGACGCTGATCATCATGGCCATCACCGCCGCGCAGTTCCGGCTCAGCAAACGATTCGTCTTCTACCAGTAA
- a CDS encoding sugar ABC transporter substrate-binding protein, with translation MSGTNGALREFTRRSALTALGAGIVGVTAASWPRLTGADIPGRGDNSLSIAIMGTAADAAARQKVIDAFAKVHPEIKVKVQAIQAVDWKDFFTKILTMVAAGTPPDVVYVATEGAQLFAEKLAHPLDEYLRRDADHMREYFADVHPSLVEAFMYKGSLFQLPIDWNAANMYYNTTALSKAGLGRPSDNWTHTDFRNTLAAMKKANPKDFTPYYWTNRLFGGVVPWLYANDTSFLKETKSPGGEWLWDGFYANDPSRGLRSGGYQWLEPNADDPRVFESFDYLRGLVKDGLGVRPEEGGGSALIGLFASNRIGTTPAGGYWVQGLHEAGMTESDFDVQFFPKWRSQRHQFGTAGYAIMKTAKDKDAAWEWVKFSSSREAMQIVFPTPNTTPARRSMVNEQLYAGTGPRNWKVFYDTLDRFPTTGPIPAPPQQAAVETALMKNVSLAVSGDERQLKDALSSMQRDLELALRRQP, from the coding sequence ATGTCGGGAACCAATGGAGCTTTGCGTGAATTCACACGTAGAAGTGCCCTCACAGCCCTCGGCGCAGGAATTGTTGGAGTCACCGCGGCATCGTGGCCGCGCCTGACAGGGGCCGATATCCCAGGCCGCGGAGACAACAGCCTCAGCATCGCCATCATGGGCACCGCCGCGGACGCCGCCGCCCGCCAGAAGGTCATCGACGCTTTCGCCAAAGTCCACCCCGAAATCAAGGTCAAGGTCCAGGCGATCCAGGCAGTGGACTGGAAGGACTTCTTCACCAAGATCCTCACCATGGTTGCAGCAGGCACCCCGCCGGACGTGGTGTACGTAGCCACGGAAGGAGCCCAGCTCTTCGCCGAGAAACTGGCCCACCCGTTGGATGAATATCTGCGCCGCGACGCCGACCATATGCGTGAGTACTTCGCGGACGTCCACCCCAGCCTGGTGGAAGCGTTCATGTACAAAGGCAGCCTGTTCCAGCTCCCCATCGACTGGAACGCCGCCAACATGTACTACAACACCACTGCGCTCAGTAAAGCCGGCTTGGGAAGGCCCTCCGACAACTGGACGCACACGGACTTCCGCAACACCCTGGCCGCCATGAAGAAGGCCAACCCCAAGGACTTCACCCCTTACTACTGGACCAACCGGCTCTTCGGCGGCGTGGTGCCGTGGCTTTACGCCAACGACACCAGCTTCCTCAAGGAAACCAAGTCCCCGGGCGGCGAATGGCTGTGGGACGGCTTCTACGCCAATGACCCCTCACGAGGCCTGCGCTCCGGCGGCTACCAATGGCTGGAACCCAACGCCGATGATCCCAGGGTTTTCGAATCCTTCGACTACCTCCGCGGACTCGTGAAGGACGGATTGGGTGTCCGGCCTGAGGAAGGCGGCGGCAGCGCACTGATCGGCCTGTTCGCCTCCAACAGGATAGGTACGACGCCGGCGGGCGGCTATTGGGTCCAAGGTCTCCACGAGGCGGGGATGACAGAGAGCGACTTTGACGTCCAGTTCTTCCCGAAGTGGAGGAGCCAGCGCCACCAGTTCGGCACCGCTGGCTACGCGATCATGAAGACCGCCAAGGACAAGGACGCCGCCTGGGAATGGGTTAAGTTCAGCTCCAGCCGAGAAGCCATGCAGATTGTGTTCCCCACGCCGAACACCACGCCCGCCCGGCGGTCCATGGTCAACGAGCAGCTCTATGCGGGCACCGGTCCGCGTAACTGGAAGGTCTTCTACGACACCCTGGACAGGTTCCCCACCACAGGTCCCATTCCAGCGCCACCCCAGCAGGCCGCCGTCGAGACCGCCCTGATGAAAAACGTAAGCCTGGCTGTCAGTGGAGACGAGCGTCAACTCAAGGACGCGCTCAGTTCCATGCAGCGCGATCTTGAATTGGCCCTGAGGAGGCAGCCATGA
- a CDS encoding phosphatase PAP2 family protein, translating to MSSVTGMLPRSHICPPRSSPAHTGLPENCGSLVRMSSQQFRTSGRSSKRPLQGRDAGSGTGFLFCLATIASAIGLAATYYFFVRTTAGQFIDESALVEATELGGTAGRASTEFLDMLPMLSLAVAAIMVLFVTVARRRWTAAGIAVAACIAANAATQILKLLIPDRPDRGVQTLELNSLPSGHTTLAASAAAAVFLMVSPRWRPLAGFLGSTFAVATGVSTLINQWHRPADVVAAFLVVAAVMLPAGWLILRTGNSWNVWKGYGEHWASSRLWVWLTFVALVIAVLVAGYSLMQVPGLSTDSTIDYFWAGTAFIVIAGYLSALGGTWLFGLAARKG from the coding sequence GTGTCAAGCGTCACAGGAATGTTGCCGAGGTCTCACATTTGCCCGCCACGCTCAAGCCCGGCTCACACCGGCCTTCCAGAGAACTGTGGCAGTCTAGTCAGAATGAGTTCCCAGCAATTCCGCACCAGCGGGAGGTCGAGCAAACGGCCGCTTCAAGGACGCGACGCAGGCAGCGGCACAGGCTTTCTGTTCTGCCTCGCCACGATTGCCAGCGCCATCGGCTTGGCCGCAACGTACTACTTCTTTGTGCGGACCACTGCAGGCCAGTTCATCGACGAGTCCGCGCTGGTTGAAGCCACAGAGTTGGGCGGCACAGCGGGCAGGGCCTCCACTGAATTCCTGGACATGCTTCCCATGTTGTCGCTGGCCGTCGCAGCCATCATGGTGCTTTTTGTCACCGTAGCCCGCCGGCGCTGGACCGCCGCCGGAATCGCCGTGGCAGCCTGCATCGCCGCCAATGCCGCAACACAAATCCTCAAGCTACTCATTCCGGACAGGCCCGACCGCGGCGTCCAAACCCTGGAACTGAACTCACTCCCCTCCGGACACACCACGCTTGCAGCATCCGCCGCGGCCGCAGTGTTCCTCATGGTTTCTCCCCGCTGGCGCCCCCTTGCCGGCTTCCTTGGCAGCACCTTCGCCGTGGCCACCGGCGTTTCCACGCTCATCAACCAGTGGCACCGCCCGGCAGACGTCGTGGCAGCATTCCTGGTGGTGGCTGCCGTGATGCTCCCAGCCGGCTGGCTCATCCTCCGCACCGGCAACAGCTGGAATGTGTGGAAAGGGTACGGCGAACACTGGGCCTCTTCGCGCCTCTGGGTGTGGCTTACCTTTGTGGCACTGGTGATCGCGGTCCTCGTTGCGGGCTACTCGCTCATGCAGGTCCCAGGCCTCAGCACCGACAGCACCATCGACTACTTCTGGGCCGGCACCGCATTCATTGTCATTGCCGGATACCTCTCCGCGCTTGGCGGCACCTGGCTGTTTGGGTTGGCTGCGCGCAAGGGCTAA
- a CDS encoding acyltransferase, whose translation MSSTFTSASRRGASPRAAVPASRDLVVDFIRVACMFAVVAVHLLMMGISVDESGIGVGNPLTSLSWFAQGTWFGQVMPLFFIVGGFASLTSWRSLQRKGGDGGDYLRNRVLRLVRPTVALYIFLAIALWSATAAGVPVDLLAVIAAGAGVQLWFLAAYLICQAMVPTMSRFHEAAPYRTLAALAAGAVVVDVLRLGLERNPWGFDSNPIGLLNMVFVWGLLQQLGFFYADGFFDRFAKWKLVLAAAGCYAVMVPLTHAGPYPVDMLTSQNPPMFPLILVGLAHILLVKAAYPVLQRCVQVGWVQKVMFVVGSRAMTIYLWHLPLIIAMFGIALVLRLPFPEPAGTEWWLSRPLFYVAVWALVLLVSTPLVRLELASTALAPGAVRPAMWRIVLGTVLAIIPPFVVMRSALDVGNATWGLVLLVIAVALVSGKVPDRAWKTPRVVAPGSVAS comes from the coding sequence ATGTCGTCAACTTTCACTTCCGCCTCGCGCAGAGGCGCCAGTCCGCGTGCTGCTGTCCCCGCTTCCCGCGATCTTGTGGTGGACTTCATCCGCGTTGCCTGCATGTTTGCTGTGGTGGCCGTTCACCTGCTCATGATGGGAATCAGCGTTGACGAATCCGGCATTGGCGTAGGCAATCCCCTCACGTCCCTGAGCTGGTTTGCCCAGGGCACCTGGTTTGGGCAGGTCATGCCGTTGTTCTTCATCGTGGGCGGTTTCGCTTCGCTCACTTCGTGGCGGAGCCTGCAGCGCAAAGGCGGCGACGGCGGCGACTACCTGAGGAACCGGGTGCTGCGGTTGGTCAGGCCCACAGTGGCCCTTTACATCTTCCTCGCCATTGCCCTGTGGAGTGCGACGGCGGCTGGCGTGCCCGTCGATCTGCTCGCCGTTATCGCTGCGGGCGCCGGAGTTCAGCTATGGTTCCTCGCCGCGTACCTCATCTGCCAGGCAATGGTTCCCACCATGTCCAGGTTCCATGAGGCAGCGCCGTACCGGACCCTTGCAGCGCTGGCCGCGGGCGCCGTCGTCGTTGATGTTCTTCGCCTGGGTTTGGAGCGCAACCCTTGGGGTTTCGACTCGAACCCGATTGGTCTGCTGAACATGGTGTTCGTGTGGGGCCTCCTGCAACAGCTTGGGTTCTTCTACGCCGATGGGTTCTTTGACCGTTTCGCCAAGTGGAAGCTCGTTCTGGCCGCTGCCGGGTGTTACGCCGTGATGGTTCCGCTCACTCACGCCGGGCCGTATCCGGTTGACATGCTGACCAGCCAGAACCCGCCCATGTTTCCGCTGATCCTGGTGGGACTGGCGCACATTTTGTTGGTGAAGGCCGCGTACCCGGTGCTGCAGCGATGCGTCCAGGTTGGCTGGGTGCAGAAGGTGATGTTCGTGGTGGGCAGCCGGGCCATGACCATCTACTTGTGGCACCTGCCCTTGATCATTGCCATGTTTGGCATTGCGTTGGTCCTCCGCCTGCCGTTCCCCGAGCCTGCCGGCACCGAGTGGTGGCTCAGCCGGCCCCTGTTTTATGTAGCAGTCTGGGCCCTGGTGCTGCTGGTTTCCACCCCGCTGGTCCGGCTGGAACTTGCCAGCACCGCGCTGGCACCGGGTGCGGTCCGGCCCGCCATGTGGCGCATCGTCCTCGGAACCGTGTTGGCCATCATTCCGCCGTTCGTGGTGATGAGGTCGGCTCTGGATGTTGGGAACGCAACGTGGGGGTTGGTGCTCTTGGTGATCGCCGTGGCATTGGTGTCCGGGAAGGTTCCGGACCGGGCGTGGAAGACGCCCCGGGTTGTTGCGCCGGGGTCCGTGGCTTCCTGA
- a CDS encoding MFS transporter, with the protein MTTTQADKNFSLRSVALPAFGPAVLFCIGEGAVLPVIALSARDLGASVAVSALIVTLIGLGSWLFNIPASIITEKFGERWSIVGAGAVGAIALGAAAFAPQMEHGLWLLAASMTLVGMSASVFNLARQKFLTEAVPVMFRARALSTLGGVTRIGLFIGPFVGAGVMQFAGISGAYWVGFGGMMAAAVLSLTIPDLVAPGTSDGGPRPPASTLRSVAVSHAGVFLTVGFGILLLSALRASRQVVIPLWADHLGLDATHASLIFGLSGAIDMLVFYPAGKLMDRKGRQWVAIPSTLIMGSALILVPFTAGFVPLLLVALLIGFGNGISSGLIMTLGADFSPDNGRSHFLGIWRFMADSGGTGGPVLLSGLTAAFSLSAGVWATGVLGFAAAAVFAVAIPRLKHRRNY; encoded by the coding sequence ATGACCACCACCCAAGCAGACAAGAACTTCAGCCTCCGCAGCGTAGCGCTACCGGCATTCGGGCCAGCTGTGCTCTTCTGTATCGGGGAGGGTGCTGTCCTCCCGGTCATTGCGCTCTCAGCACGCGACCTTGGCGCATCGGTGGCCGTATCGGCATTGATCGTGACGCTGATCGGTTTGGGCTCCTGGTTGTTCAACATCCCGGCGTCGATCATCACGGAGAAATTCGGTGAGCGATGGTCCATTGTGGGGGCCGGAGCCGTGGGTGCCATTGCCCTTGGTGCGGCAGCGTTCGCCCCGCAAATGGAACATGGACTGTGGTTGCTGGCCGCCTCCATGACCCTGGTGGGAATGTCGGCCAGCGTCTTCAACCTTGCCCGGCAGAAGTTCCTCACCGAGGCCGTGCCCGTCATGTTCCGCGCGCGAGCCCTCTCAACCCTGGGCGGTGTTACCCGGATAGGCCTGTTCATAGGGCCCTTCGTGGGCGCAGGCGTGATGCAGTTCGCCGGCATCAGCGGTGCTTATTGGGTGGGGTTTGGCGGCATGATGGCCGCGGCTGTTTTGTCGCTCACCATCCCGGACCTGGTGGCCCCCGGAACGTCCGACGGCGGTCCCCGGCCCCCGGCGTCCACCCTGCGGAGCGTGGCGGTTTCCCATGCCGGGGTGTTCCTGACGGTGGGCTTCGGCATTCTCCTGCTCAGTGCCCTGCGGGCATCGAGGCAGGTTGTCATCCCGTTGTGGGCCGATCATCTGGGACTCGACGCCACCCACGCTTCGCTGATTTTCGGCTTGTCCGGAGCGATCGACATGCTGGTGTTTTACCCTGCCGGGAAACTCATGGACAGGAAGGGGCGTCAGTGGGTTGCCATCCCGTCAACGTTGATCATGGGTAGCGCTCTGATTCTGGTTCCGTTCACCGCCGGATTCGTCCCGCTCCTTCTGGTTGCTTTGCTCATCGGATTCGGCAACGGCATCAGTTCCGGGCTGATCATGACGCTCGGTGCTGACTTCTCGCCGGACAACGGGCGGAGCCACTTTCTGGGGATCTGGCGATTCATGGCGGACTCGGGTGGCACGGGAGGACCAGTGCTGCTCTCCGGGTTAACGGCTGCATTCTCGTTGTCGGCCGGCGTCTGGGCCACAGGCGTACTGGGGTTCGCGGCGGCAGCGGTGTTCGCCGTCGCCATTCCGCGGCTGAAGCATCGGCGCAACTACTAG